A genomic window from Sparus aurata chromosome 4, fSpaAur1.1, whole genome shotgun sequence includes:
- the tub gene encoding tubby protein homolog isoform X2 has product MSSKHSSDWIPYSTLDDEGTNLRQQKLDRQRALLEQKQKKKRQEPLMVQSNVDGRSRTRRTKQSEEQAPLVESYLSSNSSTIYHVQEAEQEVVKVTADVQPPRSAKKGKASASSTPQTGSEKKERKGKHKAIDGLASQQDDSQIQILTVGHSAAEEGEAEPVMSCTQSQSKQDLRVTMLKKGISSSMNFDEEEDDDDEISSSSSQLNSNTRPGSATSKKSSKEVASAPTPPVNEPAIDVDDLEEFSLRPAPQGVRVKCRITRDKKGMDRGMYPTYYLHLEREDGKKVFLLAGRKRKKSKTSNYLISIDPTDLSRGGESFIGKLRSNLMGTKFTVYDSGLNPMKSTTSLEASNLRQELAAICYETNVLGFKGPRKMSVIIPGMNMDHERVSIRPRNDHESLLARWQNKSTESVIELHNKTPVWNDDTQSYVLNFHGRVTQASVKNFQIIHDNDPDYIVMQFGRVAEDVFTMDYNYPMCALQAFAIALSSFDSKLACE; this is encoded by the exons CACTTTAGACGACGAAGGCACCAACCTCCGGCAGCAGAAACTGGACAGACAG CGAGCGCTCCTTgaacagaagcagaagaagaagagacaggagCCTCTGATGGTCCAGTCTAACGTGGACGGGAGGTCTCGCACTCGTCGGACTAAACAGAGTGAGGAACAGGCTCCACTGGTGGAATCCTAcctcagcagcaacagcagcaccaTTTACCACG TGCAAGAAGCTGAACAGGAGGTGGTCAAGGTGACAGCAGACGTGCAGCCACCTCGCTCGGCCAAAAAGGGCAAAGCGTCGGCGAGCTCCACCCCGCAGACGGGCAgcgagaagaaggagaggaaggggaaACACAAAG CGATCGATGGCCTGGCTTCCCAGCAGGATGACAGTCAGATCCAGATCCTGACGGTGGGTCACAGCGCCGCAGAGGAGGGCGAGGCCGAGCCCGTCATGAGCTGCACTCAGTCGCAGAGCAAACAGGATCTCCGCGTCACCATGCTCAAGAAAG GTATATCCAGCAGTATGAATTTCGATGAAGAAgaggacgatgatgatgaaATAAGCTCCAGTTCCTCGCAGCTCAATAGCAACACAAGACCAGGCTCTGCCACAAGCAAGAAATCATCCAAG GAGGTAGCTTCGGCGCCCACCCCACCAGTCAATGAGCCTGCCATCGATGTAGATGACCTTGAGGAGTTTTCCCTTCGACCTGCACCACAGGGGGTCAGGGTCAAGTGCAGAATCACCAGAGATAAGAAGGGCATGGACAGAGGCATGTATCCCACCTACTACCTTCACCTGGAGAGAGAAGATGGCAAGAAG GTGTTCCTGTTAGCTGgcaggaagaggaaaaagagtaAAACATCAAATTACCTCATCTCCATTGATCCCACTGATCTGTCCCGAGGTGGAGAGAGCTTCATTGGTAAACTGAG GTCTAACCTAATGGGAACTAAGTTCACTGTATACGACAGCGGTCTGAACCCTATGAAGAGCACCACCAGCCTCGAAGCTAGCAACCTGCGCCAAGAGCTAGCAGCCATTTGCTAT GAAACCAATGTCTTAGGGTTCAAAGGACCTCGCAAAATGAGTGTCATCATTCCTGGAATGAACATGgaccacgagagagtgtccatTCGTCCACGTAAT GACCATGAGTCACTGCTGGCCAGGTGGCAGAACAAGAGCACAGAAAGTGTGATTGAACTTCACAACAAGACGCCTGTGTGGAATGATGACACACAATCCTACGTGCTCAACTTCCACGGCAGAGTCACTCAGGCCTCCGTCAAGAATTTCCAAATCATTCACGACAACGACC CTGACTACATTGTGATGCAGTTTGGCCGCGTGGCAGAGGATGTCTTCACCATGGACTATAACTACCCAATGTGTGCCCTGCAAGCCTTTGCCATTGCGCTCTCCAGCTTTGACAGCAAGCTGGCCTGTGAATAG
- the tub gene encoding tubby protein homolog isoform X1 — protein MEGVSSNRSMSYSRWSYDSTLDDEGTNLRQQKLDRQRALLEQKQKKKRQEPLMVQSNVDGRSRTRRTKQSEEQAPLVESYLSSNSSTIYHVQEAEQEVVKVTADVQPPRSAKKGKASASSTPQTGSEKKERKGKHKAIDGLASQQDDSQIQILTVGHSAAEEGEAEPVMSCTQSQSKQDLRVTMLKKGISSSMNFDEEEDDDDEISSSSSQLNSNTRPGSATSKKSSKEVASAPTPPVNEPAIDVDDLEEFSLRPAPQGVRVKCRITRDKKGMDRGMYPTYYLHLEREDGKKVFLLAGRKRKKSKTSNYLISIDPTDLSRGGESFIGKLRSNLMGTKFTVYDSGLNPMKSTTSLEASNLRQELAAICYETNVLGFKGPRKMSVIIPGMNMDHERVSIRPRNDHESLLARWQNKSTESVIELHNKTPVWNDDTQSYVLNFHGRVTQASVKNFQIIHDNDPDYIVMQFGRVAEDVFTMDYNYPMCALQAFAIALSSFDSKLACE, from the exons CACTTTAGACGACGAAGGCACCAACCTCCGGCAGCAGAAACTGGACAGACAG CGAGCGCTCCTTgaacagaagcagaagaagaagagacaggagCCTCTGATGGTCCAGTCTAACGTGGACGGGAGGTCTCGCACTCGTCGGACTAAACAGAGTGAGGAACAGGCTCCACTGGTGGAATCCTAcctcagcagcaacagcagcaccaTTTACCACG TGCAAGAAGCTGAACAGGAGGTGGTCAAGGTGACAGCAGACGTGCAGCCACCTCGCTCGGCCAAAAAGGGCAAAGCGTCGGCGAGCTCCACCCCGCAGACGGGCAgcgagaagaaggagaggaaggggaaACACAAAG CGATCGATGGCCTGGCTTCCCAGCAGGATGACAGTCAGATCCAGATCCTGACGGTGGGTCACAGCGCCGCAGAGGAGGGCGAGGCCGAGCCCGTCATGAGCTGCACTCAGTCGCAGAGCAAACAGGATCTCCGCGTCACCATGCTCAAGAAAG GTATATCCAGCAGTATGAATTTCGATGAAGAAgaggacgatgatgatgaaATAAGCTCCAGTTCCTCGCAGCTCAATAGCAACACAAGACCAGGCTCTGCCACAAGCAAGAAATCATCCAAG GAGGTAGCTTCGGCGCCCACCCCACCAGTCAATGAGCCTGCCATCGATGTAGATGACCTTGAGGAGTTTTCCCTTCGACCTGCACCACAGGGGGTCAGGGTCAAGTGCAGAATCACCAGAGATAAGAAGGGCATGGACAGAGGCATGTATCCCACCTACTACCTTCACCTGGAGAGAGAAGATGGCAAGAAG GTGTTCCTGTTAGCTGgcaggaagaggaaaaagagtaAAACATCAAATTACCTCATCTCCATTGATCCCACTGATCTGTCCCGAGGTGGAGAGAGCTTCATTGGTAAACTGAG GTCTAACCTAATGGGAACTAAGTTCACTGTATACGACAGCGGTCTGAACCCTATGAAGAGCACCACCAGCCTCGAAGCTAGCAACCTGCGCCAAGAGCTAGCAGCCATTTGCTAT GAAACCAATGTCTTAGGGTTCAAAGGACCTCGCAAAATGAGTGTCATCATTCCTGGAATGAACATGgaccacgagagagtgtccatTCGTCCACGTAAT GACCATGAGTCACTGCTGGCCAGGTGGCAGAACAAGAGCACAGAAAGTGTGATTGAACTTCACAACAAGACGCCTGTGTGGAATGATGACACACAATCCTACGTGCTCAACTTCCACGGCAGAGTCACTCAGGCCTCCGTCAAGAATTTCCAAATCATTCACGACAACGACC CTGACTACATTGTGATGCAGTTTGGCCGCGTGGCAGAGGATGTCTTCACCATGGACTATAACTACCCAATGTGTGCCCTGCAAGCCTTTGCCATTGCGCTCTCCAGCTTTGACAGCAAGCTGGCCTGTGAATAG